The genomic stretch CCGCCTCTAGCAGTTGAGCCACAATGGTCGATTGACTGTGGGCGATCGCCACTTTTAGGGCTGTATCTCCATCTTGATCCCGGATATTGACTTCAGCCCCCGCTGCGAGCAACTGCTGTACGATCGCTTGATACCCCTTAAAGGCCGCAATCATCAGAGCCGTACTGCCATCTTCGTTGGATTGGTTAACATCAGCTCCAGCCGCGATCAGTAGCCGAAGAACATCCCCTTGATTTGCCGCCGCCGCCACCATGAGAGCGGTTAAGCCATAGTGCGATCGCACGTAGTTCACGTTAGCGTGATGCGCCAATAAAACCCGCACGATTTCGGTATATCCGACTTGGGCAGCTTGCATCAGCACGGAGGTTCCGTCGGGACTGACCGTATTCGCATCAGCGCCGGTATCTAATAGAGCTTGGACTTGTTCAAGACTGCCGTTGTGGACAGCTCGCACCAACAGCGTGTCTTTGCCTGACATCATAAGTAAATTTGGATCTCCCACATGATGATCTCAAGACTTACGCACAGTAGGCGGCGTCCTAATCACGAACCTGTGCCATGTCCTATTGTCTCACTCCGATTACACATCGATCCGCAGTCAAAAAAATAGTGATAGATTATCGAAATGATTACTGTAAATTCTGTTGAAATAATTGAATACCGGGCTGAGCTCGCGGGGAATCCAGTTGCAATTGAAGCATTGGACATGATCGAAGACTGCGAGGGTGATGTAGAAGATGCGGCGATCGCCCTGGCGCTGCATGTGGGGCAAGAGCCAGACCGATCCGACGATTGGCTAGACGGCTTCGTGAAGCGATCGCGCCATTTAATCTGTGCAGCGGACGTGAAAGCACAATTTAACTCGGATTCGATCGTGGAGGTGCTAAGCCTACTCGCCGAAGCAACGACCATTCCACCGTTGCTCCAGGTACCCGTCGCGATTTACTTGATCAAAACCGGGATCGATGTCTTCTGCCGCCCCTTTGAGGAAACTTTTTAACGCCATCGATCTTCAAAAGGGCTGAAGCGACGATACATATTCAGGATGGGATGACAATGCAGCCATTTCTACCTCGCTTACGGTTCAAGATGGTACGGTCGGGCTTAGTTGGACTCGCTTGGCTGAGCGTCCTCCTTTCGGGACGGGATGCTGCCGCGCAGGATGCATCTGTCTGTCCTGATCAGCTAGATGCAGACATTCAATCCATTCTCAATCAGCCTTCGGTGCGTTCATCGCGGTGGGGTATCGCTGTGCGGACA from Synechococcales cyanobacterium T60_A2020_003 encodes the following:
- a CDS encoding ankyrin repeat domain-containing protein, which translates into the protein MMSGKDTLLVRAVHNGSLEQVQALLDTGADANTVSPDGTSVLMQAAQVGYTEIVRVLLAHHANVNYVRSHYGLTALMVAAAANQGDVLRLLIAAGADVNQSNEDGSTALMIAAFKGYQAIVQQLLAAGAEVNIRDQDGDTALKVAIAHSQSTIVAQLLEAGADLSQVTSSEPLIIFANELPRRKRTGYQNQKRAS